The following coding sequences lie in one Euhalothece natronophila Z-M001 genomic window:
- a CDS encoding protoglobin domain-containing protein → MAQDRQSWAIKDEAIYEDLVQLMNLTSEDINLLKELYPEAEKRVREMTDDFYSRLFAHEMTKEYFEGKDMEYLHKMIGNWFLDLFRGNYDQDYVKQRLRIGHIHVKIGLPVRYPLAMIDIINAHGEKIAETGSNPEKAKEAVQKVTALDIAIFNQAYEDNQLNHLVELVGNERLARRLLQGLG, encoded by the coding sequence ATGGCACAAGACAGACAAAGTTGGGCAATAAAAGATGAAGCGATTTATGAAGACCTAGTACAGTTAATGAACTTAACTAGTGAAGATATTAATCTATTAAAAGAGCTTTACCCTGAAGCTGAAAAACGAGTTCGCGAAATGACAGACGACTTTTATAGTAGGTTATTTGCCCATGAAATGACCAAAGAATACTTCGAGGGTAAAGACATGGAGTATCTACACAAAATGATTGGAAATTGGTTCTTAGATCTATTTAGGGGAAATTACGATCAAGACTATGTTAAGCAGCGGTTGAGAATTGGTCATATTCACGTAAAAATTGGCTTACCAGTCCGTTACCCTTTAGCAATGATTGATATTATTAACGCTCATGGTGAAAAAATTGCTGAAACTGGAAGTAATCCTGAAAAAGCGAAAGAAGCGGTGCAAAAAGTGACTGCTTTAGATATTGCCATATTTAATCAAGCCTACGAAGATAACCAACTTAATCACCTTGTAGAATTAGTGGGCAATGAACGTTTAGCCAGAAGACTTTTACAAGGATTAGGCTAA
- a CDS encoding roadblock/LC7 domain-containing protein: MGINVEKLNQILQEFVSTTSDIQGAALVTPDGLPLATTLPGQMDEDRVSAMSASMLSLGERIGKELSRGNVERIFVEGGDGYGILTSCTEESLFLVLASHEAKQGVLMLEIKRILQELRSVFS; the protein is encoded by the coding sequence ATGGGAATTAACGTTGAAAAATTAAATCAAATTCTTCAAGAATTTGTCAGTACAACCAGTGATATTCAAGGAGCGGCTTTGGTTACTCCTGATGGACTCCCCCTTGCTACAACTCTTCCTGGACAAATGGATGAAGATCGGGTGTCCGCTATGTCAGCTTCGATGTTGTCATTAGGAGAACGAATTGGTAAAGAACTATCCCGCGGCAATGTGGAAAGGATTTTTGTTGAAGGGGGAGACGGTTATGGCATTTTAACCAGTTGTACCGAAGAGTCCCTATTTTTAGTATTAGCAAGTCATGAGGCAAAACAGGGAGTGTTAATGCTAGAGATCAAACGCATTTTACAAGAACTGCGCTCGGTTTTTAGTTAA
- a CDS encoding DUF4388 domain-containing protein codes for MALSGFLNDFSLGETFQVLEQGEKTGLLSIRELKPTNLSKQETAPDQKYYIWFKQGRIIAAADRKDHQGLQTLMTKRGWVREETLKEIYQNSKGDKPLGLSLKSQGLLDHNQLKLLFVTQVMQQVCSLFKLDRGFFLFEQGVAPSFAEMTGLSKPATELTLMGLRMLKNWTPLADKLPEANSGLISLINTEPSYTLSAEEWEVWKYSNGKTALSTMANKLQIPLEKVQQIAFRLIVIGIVEELPMAEMLPPETDTTSEEEIQEPATVSHSFLNQLTSFLQSKAQ; via the coding sequence ATGGCACTTAGCGGTTTTCTCAACGATTTTTCTCTCGGAGAGACATTTCAAGTTCTCGAACAAGGAGAAAAAACAGGCTTACTTTCCATTCGAGAGTTAAAACCAACCAATCTTTCTAAACAGGAAACTGCCCCTGACCAAAAATACTATATTTGGTTTAAACAAGGACGTATCATTGCTGCTGCTGATCGTAAAGATCATCAAGGTTTACAGACACTTATGACAAAACGGGGTTGGGTAAGAGAAGAAACCTTGAAAGAAATCTATCAAAATAGCAAAGGGGATAAGCCTCTAGGTTTAAGCCTAAAATCTCAAGGGCTTTTAGATCACAATCAGCTTAAACTCTTATTTGTGACCCAAGTGATGCAACAGGTTTGCAGTCTTTTTAAGCTGGATCGGGGGTTCTTCTTATTTGAACAGGGGGTTGCCCCCTCCTTTGCAGAAATGACCGGTTTGAGTAAACCAGCAACAGAATTAACTCTAATGGGGTTACGGATGCTCAAAAATTGGACTCCCCTCGCTGATAAACTTCCTGAAGCCAATTCCGGTTTAATTTCTTTAATCAATACCGAACCATCTTATACTCTGAGTGCAGAAGAATGGGAGGTTTGGAAATATTCAAATGGAAAAACGGCTCTCTCCACCATGGCAAATAAGTTACAAATTCCTCTCGAAAAAGTGCAGCAAATTGCTTTTCGTCTCATTGTCATTGGCATTGTAGAGGAACTTCCCATGGCGGAAATGTTGCCACCTGAGACAGACACCACATCTGAAGAGGAAATTCAAGAACCTGCAACAGTGAGTCACTCTTTCTTAAATCAGTTGACGAGCTTTTTACAGAGTAAAGCACAGTAA
- a CDS encoding GTP-binding protein translates to MELMRLVITGPVSAGKSTFIHSVSEIDVVDTDAIATDETKEIKAKTTVAMDFGKLRFSPEFAMHLYGTPGQERFDFMWDLLIRKAHAYILLVAANQPQEFRSARRIMTFMNQRVQIPMMIGITHTDCDKAWGTDNIAIALGFSASNSPPLQVVNPLDTSSVAQTLLTLVQKFDTAATTNS, encoded by the coding sequence ATGGAATTAATGCGCTTAGTCATTACCGGTCCTGTGAGCGCAGGGAAATCAACCTTTATTCACTCTGTCAGTGAAATTGATGTGGTGGATACAGATGCAATCGCTACTGATGAAACGAAAGAGATAAAAGCAAAAACCACTGTCGCTATGGATTTTGGGAAGCTCCGATTTAGCCCAGAATTTGCCATGCACCTTTATGGAACCCCTGGTCAAGAACGGTTCGACTTTATGTGGGATTTGTTAATTCGTAAAGCTCATGCCTACATTTTATTGGTGGCAGCGAATCAGCCGCAAGAATTTCGTTCGGCTCGGCGGATTATGACATTTATGAACCAACGAGTTCAAATTCCGATGATGATTGGGATTACTCATACGGATTGTGATAAAGCTTGGGGAACAGACAACATCGCGATCGCGCTCGGCTTTTCTGCCAGTAATTCTCCTCCCTTACAAGTGGTTAATCCCCTCGATACTAGCTCCGTTGCCCAAACCCTGCTGACTCTTGTGCAAAAATTTGATACTGCAGCTACAACCAACTCCTAA
- the thrC gene encoding threonine synthase — MVVATKTANAKPTYTKLVSKEGGTEYDLLPLHVCEETFAPLEVAYDYDAIREQVSRESIAAGPKSIWRYKPFLPVTGDVIDVGTGMTPLIKSNRLARRLGLKELYIKNDAVNMPTLSFKDRVVSVALTKAREFGFSTVSCASTGNLANSTAAIAAHAGLECCVFIPADLEIGKVLGTLIYSPTVMAVKGNYDQVNRLCSEVANNHGWGFVNINLRPYYSEGSKTLGYEVAEQLGWKLPDHVVAPLASGSLYTKIHKGFQEFVKTGLVEDKDVRFSGAQAEGCSPISQAFKEGRDFIKPVKPNTIAKSIAIGNPADGVYALDIARKTQGNIEDVTDAEVIEGIQLLAETEGIFTETAGGTTIAVLKKLVEAGKIDPDESTVAYITGNGLKTQEAIQDYIGEPLAIDPNLDSFERAWQRSRTLDRLEWQQVLV, encoded by the coding sequence ATGGTTGTTGCAACTAAAACTGCTAATGCGAAGCCGACTTATACGAAATTAGTGTCAAAAGAAGGAGGCACTGAATACGATTTATTACCCCTTCATGTGTGTGAAGAAACCTTTGCCCCCTTGGAGGTCGCTTATGACTATGATGCAATTCGGGAACAAGTCAGTCGTGAAAGCATTGCTGCTGGACCGAAGTCGATCTGGCGGTACAAACCGTTTTTACCCGTGACTGGAGATGTCATTGATGTCGGCACAGGAATGACTCCTCTGATTAAATCCAATCGTCTGGCCCGTCGTTTAGGCTTAAAAGAGCTTTATATCAAAAACGATGCGGTGAATATGCCCACCCTCAGCTTTAAAGATCGTGTTGTGTCCGTCGCCCTAACTAAAGCTAGAGAGTTTGGATTTTCTACCGTTTCTTGCGCCAGTACGGGGAACCTTGCAAACTCCACCGCAGCGATCGCCGCTCACGCCGGTTTAGAATGTTGTGTCTTTATTCCGGCCGATCTCGAAATTGGAAAAGTTCTGGGAACCTTAATTTATAGCCCCACTGTCATGGCTGTCAAAGGCAACTATGACCAAGTGAACCGCCTCTGTAGTGAAGTCGCCAACAATCATGGCTGGGGCTTTGTGAATATTAACCTCCGTCCCTACTATTCAGAAGGCTCAAAAACGCTTGGCTATGAAGTCGCTGAACAATTAGGCTGGAAACTTCCCGATCACGTGGTTGCCCCCCTCGCTTCTGGTTCTCTTTATACCAAAATTCATAAAGGATTCCAAGAATTTGTTAAAACAGGCTTAGTAGAAGATAAAGACGTTCGTTTCAGTGGCGCACAAGCCGAAGGGTGTTCTCCCATTTCCCAAGCCTTCAAAGAAGGGCGCGACTTCATTAAACCGGTTAAACCGAATACCATTGCAAAATCAATTGCTATTGGCAACCCAGCCGACGGCGTTTATGCCCTTGACATTGCTCGTAAAACTCAAGGCAATATTGAAGATGTTACTGATGCAGAAGTTATCGAAGGGATTCAACTTCTTGCCGAAACCGAAGGTATCTTTACCGAAACCGCAGGAGGAACCACAATTGCTGTGTTGAAAAAGCTGGTAGAAGCGGGCAAAATTGACCCTGACGAAAGCACCGTCGCTTACATTACCGGTAATGGCTTAAAAACTCAAGAAGCGATACAAGATTATATTGGTGAACCCCTCGCCATTGACCCCAACTTAGACAGTTTCGAGCGAGCCTGGCAACGGTCTCGTACCCTTGATCGCCTAGAATGGCAACAAGTGTTAGTATAA
- a CDS encoding MoaD/ThiS family protein produces MSVKVLVPTVLQKYTDNQAVLECNGSNVKELVETLEQEYPGFKGRLRDEEGKLRRFLNFYVNSEDIRFLEHEKTTLQDGDEVSIVPAVAGGSTRN; encoded by the coding sequence ATGAGCGTAAAGGTTTTAGTTCCCACCGTCTTACAAAAATATACCGATAATCAAGCTGTTTTAGAATGCAATGGCAGTAATGTTAAGGAATTAGTAGAAACCCTTGAGCAAGAATATCCGGGCTTTAAGGGACGTTTAAGAGACGAAGAAGGAAAACTCCGTCGTTTCTTAAATTTCTACGTCAATAGTGAGGACATTCGCTTTCTAGAGCACGAAAAAACCACTCTACAAGATGGGGATGAGGTGAGCATTGTTCCCGCTGTTGCTGGTGGTTCAACTCGGAATTAA
- a CDS encoding DUF2996 domain-containing protein: MEDKPFPEFIEQHYQPALKEALTQEGIQDLELEFKKDKLPLAGIDECSQVVGKWDGGKRRFNVYFLEDDIKGEKAFCYSASDAPPSTIESFMIDERKVNLELLVMYTVQRLNGQKWLSRN; encoded by the coding sequence ATTGAAGATAAACCATTTCCTGAATTTATCGAACAGCATTATCAACCAGCCTTAAAAGAAGCTCTCACTCAGGAGGGGATTCAAGATTTAGAACTTGAATTTAAAAAAGATAAGTTGCCCCTGGCTGGTATTGATGAGTGTTCGCAAGTTGTTGGCAAGTGGGATGGCGGAAAGCGTCGCTTTAATGTTTACTTCTTAGAGGACGATATTAAGGGGGAAAAAGCCTTTTGTTATAGTGCTAGCGACGCTCCCCCCAGTACCATTGAGTCTTTTATGATTGATGAGCGCAAAGTCAATTTAGAGCTATTGGTGATGTACACTGTACAGCGTCTCAATGGCCAAAAATGGCTATCCCGTAACTAA
- a CDS encoding Fe(3+) ABC transporter substrate-binding protein, giving the protein MKLSRRSFLSAGSLTATLAVTGLSSQKLSLGGEINIYSSRHYDTDEMLYEDFTKQTGIKVNRLKGNADELITRIQNEGRNSPADILLTVDAARLWRAEEAGIFSPVSSEVLEESIPKNLRHPEGLWFSLTKRARVIMYNKTQVDPSELSTYEDLATEKWRDRAVVRSSNNVYNQSLVASLIANIGEEATEQWCRGIVKNMVRPPQGGDMDQIKAVAAGLADVTLANTYYLARFAPGHVASNPNIFDRIGVFFPNQNGRGAHVNVSGGGVVKTAPNREGAIRFLEYLASPPAQAIFAQGNSEYPVVPNVPLDPVIARFGEFKEDQVNVSQLGNNNPLAVKIMDRAGWR; this is encoded by the coding sequence TCTTGGAGGAGAGATTAATATTTATTCTTCTCGCCACTATGACACGGATGAGATGCTCTATGAGGATTTTACGAAACAAACGGGAATTAAAGTTAATCGCTTAAAGGGGAATGCAGATGAACTGATTACTCGGATTCAAAATGAAGGGCGCAATAGTCCTGCTGATATTTTACTCACTGTTGATGCCGCGCGGTTGTGGCGAGCAGAGGAAGCTGGAATTTTCTCGCCAGTCTCTTCTGAGGTTTTAGAGGAAAGTATTCCTAAAAATCTTCGTCATCCTGAGGGGCTATGGTTTAGCTTAACCAAACGCGCTAGGGTGATTATGTATAATAAGACGCAAGTTGATCCGTCTGAGTTATCTACTTATGAGGATTTAGCAACAGAAAAGTGGCGCGATCGCGCTGTTGTGCGTTCTTCTAACAATGTCTATAATCAATCTTTAGTGGCTTCTCTCATTGCCAATATCGGAGAAGAGGCAACCGAGCAGTGGTGTCGAGGAATTGTTAAAAATATGGTCAGACCGCCCCAAGGTGGAGACATGGATCAAATTAAAGCCGTTGCCGCAGGATTAGCGGATGTCACTCTTGCGAATACTTATTATTTAGCCCGATTTGCGCCTGGTCATGTTGCCAGTAACCCGAATATTTTTGATCGCATTGGGGTATTTTTTCCCAACCAAAACGGACGAGGAGCGCACGTTAATGTCAGTGGTGGCGGGGTGGTGAAAACTGCACCCAACCGAGAAGGGGCAATTCGCTTTTTAGAATACCTTGCCAGTCCTCCAGCCCAAGCAATTTTTGCCCAAGGAAATAGTGAATATCCCGTTGTTCCCAATGTTCCTTTAGACCCTGTTATTGCGCGATTTGGCGAATTTAAGGAGGATCAAGTGAATGTTTCCCAATTAGGAAACAATAACCCTTTAGCCGTGAAAATCATGGATCGCGCAGGATGGCGGTAA